A single genomic interval of Calditrichota bacterium harbors:
- a CDS encoding macro domain-containing protein encodes MSKSFYSGKITLLQGDITEQATDAIVNPANEFLQHGGGVAFAIVSKGGFEIQKESNKIGHTPVGTAVITSAGKLKAKHIIHAVGPKMGEGQEDEKLASATLNSLKLARENNLKSIAFPAISTGIFGYPIERCAPLMLKVCVDFLMENNLDLEIVFCLWTVKDYDQFENALKMKN; translated from the coding sequence ATTTCCAAGTCATTTTATTCCGGAAAAATTACTTTGCTTCAAGGAGATATTACGGAGCAGGCAACCGATGCAATTGTAAACCCGGCAAATGAATTTTTGCAACATGGTGGAGGTGTTGCATTTGCAATTGTTTCTAAAGGTGGATTTGAGATACAGAAAGAAAGCAACAAAATAGGTCATACACCGGTAGGAACAGCGGTTATAACTTCTGCGGGTAAATTGAAAGCGAAACACATAATTCATGCAGTGGGCCCAAAAATGGGTGAAGGCCAGGAAGATGAAAAACTTGCCTCTGCTACCTTGAACAGTTTAAAGCTTGCCCGTGAAAACAATCTTAAAAGTATTGCTTTTCCAGCAATTAGTACGGGAATCTTTGGCTATCCAATTGAAAGATGTGCCCCACTAATGTTAAAAGTATGTGTAGATTTTTTAATGGAAAATAACTTAGACCTGGAAATAGTCTTTTGCCTTTGGACTGTAAAAGACTACGATCAGTTTGAAAATGCCCTGAAGATGAAAAACTGA
- a CDS encoding ATP-dependent Clp protease adaptor ClpS encodes MEDVSTLPPKVQEILYEKEVQVEIPKYHVVLFDDSDHTYDYVIEMLMAIFGHNNSTAFQMACEVDVLGKVVVYTSNKEHAEHKRDQIINYGSDWRLDHSQHSMRASIELANQDIDLQQ; translated from the coding sequence ATGGAAGATGTAAGTACGCTTCCGCCAAAAGTACAGGAAATTCTGTATGAAAAGGAAGTCCAGGTAGAAATACCCAAATATCATGTTGTGTTATTTGATGACAGTGATCATACTTATGATTATGTTATCGAGATGCTGATGGCAATTTTCGGCCATAATAACAGCACGGCCTTTCAGATGGCCTGCGAAGTTGATGTTTTAGGCAAGGTTGTTGTTTATACTTCCAATAAAGAGCACGCAGAACACAAACGCGATCAGATTATCAATTATGGTTCAGATTGGCGGCTAGATCATAGTCAACATTCTATGCGAGCAAGCATTGAATTGGCTAATCAGGATATTGATCTGCAACAATAA
- a CDS encoding glycerophosphodiester phosphodiesterase, whose product MDKQPLIITHRGRADHNLPENTIDACELALQQGANALEVDVRFCGSGELVVFHDLMTKRMTNKNGLLFSTSLSELKKLRLNPQNEKPLYVPTLTEFIEHFKNTVPINLDAKVFTPIAGQFAKYIVRAVKSSGYREQFWISSFNPIFLRTVKYCGEDIKTGYLFEKYDIFRKISEPFFFADYWHPEINIVNDTFIKIAQENDKKLFVWTVNEQSEISRLNNYDAVKGIITDFPHEISKYIDQNPNK is encoded by the coding sequence GTGGATAAGCAACCACTAATTATTACCCACCGTGGACGGGCAGACCACAATTTGCCCGAGAATACTATTGATGCATGTGAGTTAGCACTGCAACAAGGCGCAAATGCTTTAGAAGTAGATGTTCGTTTTTGCGGCAGCGGTGAGCTTGTAGTCTTTCATGATTTAATGACAAAGAGAATGACTAATAAAAATGGTTTGCTATTTTCCACCTCCCTTTCCGAATTAAAAAAATTGCGCCTTAATCCACAAAATGAGAAACCACTGTATGTCCCGACACTTACAGAATTTATAGAGCATTTCAAAAATACAGTCCCAATCAATCTTGATGCTAAAGTATTTACACCAATTGCCGGACAATTTGCAAAATATATTGTTCGTGCTGTGAAATCATCCGGCTATAGAGAGCAATTCTGGATATCTTCTTTTAATCCTATTTTTTTACGAACAGTTAAATATTGTGGTGAAGATATTAAAACCGGATATCTTTTTGAGAAATATGATATTTTCAGGAAAATTTCAGAACCTTTCTTTTTTGCGGATTATTGGCATCCCGAAATAAATATAGTTAATGATACGTTTATAAAAATTGCACAAGAAAATGATAAGAAGCTTTTTGTCTGGACTGTAAATGAACAGTCCGAAATCAGTCGGCTTAACAATTATGATGCAGTAAAAGGTATTATTACTGACTTTCCACATGAGATTTCAAAATACATTGATCAGAATCCGAACAAATAG
- the bshA gene encoding N-acetyl-alpha-D-glucosaminyl L-malate synthase BshA codes for MKIGITCYPTYGGSGVVATELGMKLATLGHKVHFISYALPYRLSNFTTNVFFHEVDVLQYPLFEYPPYSLSLAHKMADVIEHEGLDILHVHYAIPHATSAHLAKEIIDKKDFKFVTTLHGTDITLIGSDPSYLKIVKFSIEKSDGVTAVSKYLADKTYDTFNVKNDIEVIPNFVPDKFLEVDISAKEKSCFRQGDEIILTHISNFRPLKRITDLVYVMEKLIKKNNVRLYMVGDGVDRAKMEQLCRDLDLCNHITFLGKQENVEDVLNATDVFLLPSAEESFGLAVLEALACGVPCVTTNAGGLPEVNVHGETGFNVDIGDIDAFAEHVEMIIRDRKLMKKFSINARELASTKYNSNRIVPQYLEYYQKILSS; via the coding sequence ATGAAAATAGGAATAACATGTTATCCAACCTATGGCGGAAGCGGTGTAGTAGCAACAGAGCTGGGGATGAAACTGGCAACTTTAGGCCACAAGGTTCATTTTATTTCTTATGCCCTGCCATACAGATTAAGTAATTTTACAACCAATGTTTTTTTTCATGAAGTAGATGTCCTGCAATACCCATTATTTGAATATCCACCATACTCACTCTCCTTAGCCCATAAAATGGCAGATGTAATCGAACATGAAGGTTTGGATATTTTGCACGTACATTATGCTATTCCCCATGCAACAAGTGCACATTTGGCCAAAGAAATAATCGATAAAAAAGATTTTAAATTTGTCACTACTTTGCACGGAACAGACATTACTTTAATCGGATCTGATCCATCATATTTAAAAATTGTGAAGTTTTCAATTGAAAAGAGTGACGGCGTTACAGCAGTTTCCAAGTATTTGGCAGATAAAACTTATGATACATTCAATGTAAAAAATGATATTGAAGTAATACCAAATTTTGTACCTGACAAATTTTTAGAAGTTGATATTTCAGCTAAAGAAAAATCTTGTTTCCGCCAGGGCGATGAAATTATCCTGACCCACATTTCTAATTTCCGGCCTTTAAAACGTATTACAGACCTTGTTTACGTTATGGAAAAGCTTATAAAGAAAAACAATGTGCGACTTTATATGGTTGGAGATGGTGTTGACCGGGCAAAAATGGAACAGCTTTGCAGGGATTTAGACCTTTGTAATCATATAACTTTTCTTGGAAAACAGGAAAACGTTGAAGACGTGTTAAATGCAACGGATGTTTTTTTGCTGCCAAGTGCTGAGGAAAGTTTTGGATTAGCTGTTTTAGAAGCACTGGCTTGTGGAGTACCTTGCGTAACTACGAACGCTGGCGGCTTACCGGAAGTTAATGTGCATGGTGAAACCGGCTTTAATGTAGATATCGGTGATATCGATGCTTTTGCTGAACATGTTGAGATGATAATCCGGGATCGCAAATTGATGAAAAAGTTTTCTATAAATGCCAGAGAATTGGCTTCAACAAAGTATAATTCGAACAGGATAGTCCCACAATATCTTGAATATTATCAAAAAATCCTGTCTTCATAA
- a CDS encoding diguanylate cyclase: MNKDNTKKKVLIVEDHKDMLVVLRKYLEDQNFDVIEAETGESGIEKFETDKPDLILLDIMLPGISGLDVISKIKNGQSQEKYVPIIIITAKNDISDIVKGLGSGADDYIVKPFHFDELIARVESALRLKKLNELLINQTLSLENANKKINGLNSELLDKNKELRKNIYGLHSLFEVSMDLSSILELEGLINSTLLTIIGQYSIKSAMFMMANSHVNNQLEIIDSKGFDNELKGVSVHNEDTLVNYFIEHPMPILLEDLKSKINTSHSFDKLEQIGIGLVAPVVIKRQVSGLICFGPRLKEEEFEDREIQQITILTNIISIAVNNASLYKDVEQLSYTDGMTELHNYRYFELRLKEEIIRHKRTKAGLSLLILDVDYFKNFNDTLGHQAGDNVLRKLGKLLKETARENDIVARYGGEEFAVILPTVDQEGAVILAERIRENVEKAEFDGEHVQPNGKITVSIGEASLVDTSNFEELIRKADLALYSAKESGRNRVQTYTSGMNGNK, encoded by the coding sequence ATGAATAAAGATAACACGAAAAAGAAAGTCCTTATTGTTGAAGATCATAAAGATATGCTTGTTGTACTTCGCAAATATCTGGAAGATCAAAATTTTGATGTAATTGAAGCTGAAACCGGCGAAAGCGGGATTGAAAAATTTGAAACGGATAAGCCTGATCTAATTCTTTTAGATATAATGTTACCTGGTATTTCCGGCTTGGATGTTATATCAAAAATCAAGAATGGTCAATCACAAGAAAAATATGTTCCAATAATTATCATTACAGCAAAAAACGATATAAGCGATATTGTTAAAGGGTTAGGCTCAGGTGCTGATGATTACATTGTAAAGCCTTTTCATTTTGATGAATTAATTGCACGAGTGGAATCAGCACTTCGTTTAAAAAAACTAAATGAACTACTCATTAATCAAACTCTAAGCCTGGAAAATGCCAATAAAAAAATCAATGGCCTTAATAGCGAACTGCTGGACAAAAATAAAGAATTACGAAAAAATATTTACGGACTTCATTCCCTGTTCGAAGTTTCAATGGACTTAAGTTCTATACTAGAGCTTGAAGGTTTAATTAACTCTACACTATTAACAATAATCGGACAATACTCAATAAAAAGCGCCATGTTTATGATGGCCAACTCCCATGTAAATAATCAACTGGAAATAATTGATTCAAAAGGTTTTGATAATGAACTAAAAGGTGTGTCTGTTCATAATGAAGATACGCTCGTCAATTATTTTATTGAGCACCCAATGCCAATTTTGCTTGAAGATTTAAAAAGTAAAATTAATACATCCCATTCATTTGATAAATTAGAACAAATTGGTATTGGCTTGGTCGCCCCGGTTGTAATTAAACGACAAGTTTCCGGTTTAATTTGTTTTGGACCACGGCTTAAAGAAGAAGAATTTGAAGATCGTGAAATTCAACAGATAACCATTCTGACAAATATTATTTCAATCGCGGTTAACAATGCATCACTTTATAAAGATGTGGAACAGCTATCTTATACTGATGGAATGACAGAACTCCATAATTACCGATATTTTGAGCTTCGTCTCAAAGAAGAAATTATCCGGCATAAACGTACAAAAGCAGGGCTTTCATTATTGATATTGGATGTAGACTATTTTAAAAATTTTAATGATACCCTTGGTCATCAGGCTGGCGATAATGTTTTGAGAAAACTTGGGAAGCTGCTAAAAGAAACGGCAAGGGAAAATGATATAGTTGCGCGATACGGCGGTGAGGAATTTGCAGTAATTTTACCAACTGTAGATCAGGAAGGTGCTGTTATACTTGCAGAGCGTATTCGGGAAAATGTAGAAAAAGCTGAGTTTGATGGCGAGCATGTACAGCCAAACGGCAAAATTACGGTTAGTATTGGTGAGGCATCGTTGGTTGATACCAGCAATTTTGAAGAGTTAATTCGTAAAGCAGACCTGGCTTTATATTCAGCAAAAGAATCCGGAAGAAACCGGGTTCAGACATACACATCTGGGATGAACGGAAATAAATGA
- a CDS encoding D-cysteine desulfhydrase family protein: MKKPNLPEHFNFSNLPTPIVPLKIKQNNSFYNLMIKRDDFTGVELSGNKIRKLDFLLKDAVEAGAQRIITCGSYQSNHCRAAVFAANKIGLKTTLVLKGTAPGFVTGNYLLLKMSGAEIIFITEDEYQNVDSYMEKLAGEGNEKSYVIPEGGSNEVGSWGYAKCFFEILDQIEKQLLKCDTIVVATGSGGTHAGLLAGKKLTKSDINIVSVNVCDNAPHFRNKVDKVLEKMKKRYDLDLSWTESEINIVDGYVGEGYGQLSGAEEKLALKMVKEEGLVFDLVYGIKAFGAMLNLMSKNQFPGKDIIFIHTGGIFGVFPYWQELEKTMSLK; encoded by the coding sequence ATGAAAAAACCAAATCTGCCTGAGCATTTCAATTTTAGCAATTTGCCCACACCAATTGTACCATTAAAAATCAAACAGAACAATTCCTTTTATAACCTAATGATAAAACGGGATGATTTTACAGGTGTGGAGCTTAGCGGAAATAAAATCAGAAAGCTGGATTTTTTATTAAAAGACGCGGTAGAAGCTGGTGCACAAAGAATAATTACATGTGGAAGCTATCAATCCAATCATTGCCGGGCAGCAGTTTTTGCGGCAAACAAAATTGGTTTAAAAACAACTCTTGTATTAAAGGGCACTGCTCCGGGTTTTGTTACCGGAAATTATCTTTTGTTAAAAATGAGCGGGGCTGAAATCATTTTTATTACGGAAGATGAATATCAGAATGTTGATAGTTACATGGAAAAACTTGCCGGTGAGGGAAATGAAAAATCTTATGTGATTCCGGAAGGGGGATCCAATGAAGTTGGTTCCTGGGGTTATGCAAAATGTTTCTTTGAAATATTGGATCAAATTGAAAAGCAACTATTAAAATGTGATACGATTGTTGTCGCAACCGGAAGCGGTGGAACACATGCTGGTCTATTAGCGGGGAAAAAATTAACAAAGTCCGATATCAATATTGTTTCTGTAAATGTTTGTGACAATGCACCTCATTTTAGGAATAAGGTTGACAAGGTGCTTGAAAAAATGAAAAAAAGATATGACTTGGATCTGAGTTGGACTGAATCAGAAATAAATATTGTTGATGGTTATGTCGGTGAAGGTTATGGACAACTTAGTGGTGCCGAGGAAAAACTCGCATTAAAAATGGTGAAAGAAGAAGGGCTTGTTTTCGATTTGGTTTATGGTATAAAAGCGTTTGGGGCAATGCTAAATCTGATGAGCAAAAATCAGTTTCCGGGCAAAGATATAATTTTTATCCATACAGGCGGAATATTTGGAGTTTTCCCATATTGGCAGGAACTGGAAAAGACTATGAGTCTCAAATAG
- the mtgA gene encoding monofunctional biosynthetic peptidoglycan transglycosylase, producing the protein MKLDYKKIFRLKYILFGFLLFILIFSSWFYFSLPEVTFLKNENPKTTALMELRKEQAKEAGKKFRLRQKWVRFQKIPELLKKAVRITEDSDFYGHEGIDWVELQESIKKNFEKGGLARGGSTITQQLAKNLFLSTEKSFFRKFRELFITYRLENEISKNRIFHLYLNIIEFGPGVFGVQAASRYYFKKDVSVLTLPQIVRLTAVIPKPLSVKASGNSRWLKWKARWILGKLKLYKYITVEQYNSAITEFKK; encoded by the coding sequence ATGAAGTTAGACTATAAAAAAATCTTTAGGTTAAAATATATCCTCTTTGGTTTTCTTCTTTTTATATTAATCTTTTCATCCTGGTTTTATTTTTCTTTACCAGAAGTAACATTCCTAAAAAATGAAAACCCAAAGACAACTGCATTGATGGAGCTGCGCAAAGAACAGGCGAAGGAAGCAGGTAAAAAATTCCGCTTACGTCAAAAATGGGTACGATTTCAAAAAATCCCTGAATTATTAAAAAAAGCTGTCCGGATCACCGAGGACTCAGATTTTTATGGGCATGAGGGAATTGATTGGGTTGAACTTCAGGAATCGATTAAAAAAAATTTTGAGAAAGGCGGATTGGCACGCGGCGGCAGCACAATTACCCAGCAGTTGGCCAAGAATCTTTTTCTTTCAACAGAAAAATCGTTCTTCAGAAAATTCCGCGAATTGTTTATAACTTACCGCCTGGAAAACGAGATAAGTAAAAACCGTATTTTTCATCTATACTTAAATATCATTGAATTTGGCCCCGGTGTTTTTGGTGTTCAAGCGGCCTCAAGATATTATTTTAAAAAAGATGTTAGTGTTTTAACTTTGCCGCAAATTGTTCGCCTTACAGCTGTAATTCCAAAACCTTTGTCAGTTAAAGCTTCCGGCAATAGCCGTTGGTTAAAATGGAAAGCGCGCTGGATTTTAGGTAAACTGAAACTATACAAATATATAACGGTTGAACAGTACAATTCCGCAATAACAGAGTTTAAGAAGTAA
- a CDS encoding BamA/TamA family outer membrane protein, producing the protein MLKFFKIHIFVFFFSNFLYSQSANPIIISLIEFGESFQKLNISELENVSGLSNNSRFNPSMVNQYADKITRYLNQQGYLYARIDKIAYTFSSDSASVKVNVIGMPGKIVLVGKIEVASDSLSSILYQNLFTVREFDPYSELSIENDLTQMLSYAADSGFVFAKVRVTDMDIRKEENDFFADINIHISEGKRIFIDRVELNGNDYTKENVILRELPTGVGRQYSKSTIEQIPQQLMRLGIFKNVKTPAMLIGKNGEYILSLEIEEGNATTFDGVVGFIPENKTSSKTKSGGFFTGLVDISFRNLFGTARSFDVHWEKPDRDSENFFLRYTEPWLLGYPFDISGSLERTVRDSTYIEWKGGVQTRWRYNRNFSIVSSLQRQVVLPDSFANVNLRLVRYEQMNLEVGLVYDTRDYAINPRKGIYLGNSYTFGLKNNFGPGFLLREDNIKTNEQIELLKLNFKWFYELFHNQVLAIQLTGNQVKGNRLQLTDFVWFGGAKTLRGYRENQFRGDLTAWMNLEYRFLLGRNSRIFLFNDWGAYHFKDSQTEIEEILPGYGIGLRLNTGLGIMAVDFGLGKGDDFSQAKIHFGLINRF; encoded by the coding sequence ATGTTAAAGTTTTTTAAAATTCATATATTTGTATTTTTTTTTAGCAATTTTCTTTATTCGCAAAGTGCTAACCCAATAATTATTTCATTAATAGAATTTGGTGAATCCTTTCAAAAACTAAATATTTCTGAGTTGGAAAATGTATCCGGCCTTAGTAATAATTCCCGTTTTAATCCTTCCATGGTTAACCAATATGCAGATAAGATTACGCGATATTTAAACCAGCAAGGTTATCTTTATGCAAGAATTGATAAAATCGCCTATACTTTTTCAAGTGATTCTGCAAGTGTAAAAGTCAATGTTATAGGCATGCCGGGCAAAATAGTACTGGTAGGGAAAATAGAAGTAGCCAGTGATTCTTTAAGTTCAATTCTCTATCAAAATCTTTTTACGGTTCGGGAATTTGATCCCTATTCTGAATTATCGATTGAAAATGATTTAACGCAAATGCTTTCTTATGCAGCCGATTCAGGATTTGTTTTTGCAAAAGTTCGGGTCACTGATATGGATATTCGCAAAGAAGAGAATGATTTTTTCGCCGATATAAATATTCATATTTCAGAAGGTAAAAGGATTTTTATTGACCGGGTTGAATTAAACGGCAATGATTACACAAAGGAAAATGTTATTCTGCGGGAATTACCAACAGGCGTGGGCAGACAATACTCAAAATCTACCATAGAGCAAATCCCGCAACAATTAATGCGCTTGGGTATTTTTAAAAATGTTAAAACCCCGGCAATGTTGATTGGTAAAAATGGCGAATATATTCTTTCATTGGAAATTGAAGAGGGCAATGCAACTACTTTTGATGGAGTAGTTGGTTTTATTCCGGAAAATAAAACAAGCAGCAAGACAAAGTCCGGAGGATTTTTTACGGGGCTTGTTGATATTTCGTTTCGTAACCTTTTCGGAACCGCACGCAGTTTTGATGTGCACTGGGAAAAACCGGACAGAGACTCTGAGAATTTTTTCCTTCGATACACTGAGCCCTGGCTTTTGGGTTACCCGTTTGATATAAGTGGTAGCCTGGAACGAACTGTTCGCGACAGCACTTATATTGAGTGGAAAGGTGGTGTGCAAACACGTTGGCGGTACAACCGAAATTTCTCAATTGTTTCATCGCTGCAACGGCAGGTTGTTCTTCCGGATTCTTTTGCCAATGTTAATTTACGGCTTGTACGATACGAGCAAATGAACCTTGAAGTTGGCCTGGTATACGATACCCGAGACTATGCTATTAATCCCCGAAAGGGTATTTATCTTGGAAACAGCTATACTTTTGGCCTCAAAAATAATTTTGGCCCGGGTTTTTTACTGCGGGAAGACAATATTAAAACCAACGAACAAATTGAGCTGCTCAAGTTAAATTTTAAATGGTTTTACGAACTTTTTCATAACCAGGTTTTGGCGATTCAGTTAACAGGAAACCAGGTAAAGGGCAATCGTTTACAACTAACAGATTTTGTTTGGTTTGGTGGTGCTAAAACTTTGCGTGGTTATCGGGAAAATCAGTTCCGGGGAGATTTAACAGCCTGGATGAATTTGGAATATCGATTTTTGCTTGGCCGTAACTCACGTATTTTCTTATTTAATGATTGGGGTGCTTACCATTTTAAAGATTCACAAACTGAAATAGAGGAAATTCTTCCCGGTTATGGGATTGGTTTAAGATTAAATACTGGTTTGGGTATTATGGCAGTGGATTTTGGGTTAGGCAAAGGCGATGATTTTTCTCAGGCAAAAATACATTTTGGTTTGATAAACAGGTTTTAA
- a CDS encoding PIN domain-containing protein encodes MKDKAFLDTNIIVYSFDKNNTDKKEIAINLISNSLKNESGCISFQVVQEFLNVALRRFNPAFSIEQSQQYLSVVLDPLCEIYPSFDLYRNTLEIKERWKYSFYDSLIITAALYSNCKILYSEDLQHEQKIQDLQILNPFII; translated from the coding sequence ATGAAAGATAAAGCATTCCTGGATACAAATATTATTGTCTATTCTTTTGATAAAAACAATACCGACAAAAAAGAAATTGCTATCAATCTTATTTCAAATTCTTTAAAGAATGAATCAGGATGCATTAGTTTTCAAGTTGTGCAAGAATTTTTAAATGTTGCTTTAAGAAGGTTTAACCCAGCATTTTCAATTGAACAATCACAACAATACTTATCAGTTGTACTTGATCCTCTTTGTGAGATTTATCCAAGTTTCGATCTTTACAGAAATACGCTTGAGATAAAAGAAAGATGGAAATATTCTTTTTATGATTCGCTAATCATCACAGCAGCATTATACTCAAATTGCAAAATCTTATATTCAGAAGATTTACAGCATGAACAGAAAATTCAGGATTTGCAAATACTGAATCCTTTTATTATTTAA
- a CDS encoding proline--tRNA ligase, giving the protein MAKNITSRKDDYSKWYTDVIIQSKMADYSPVKGSMVIRPNGYAIWEMIQKHLDKMFKDTGHVNAYFPLLIPESFMQKEAEHVEGFAPECAVVTHGGGSKLEENLYIRPTSETIIWSMYKKWIMSYRDLPILINQWANVMRWEMRTRLFLRTSEFLWQEGHTAHETAEEAEEETVKMLNVYKQFAEEYLAIPVISGKKSDSEKFAGAIHTYCIEAMMQDKKALQAGTSHNLGQNFAKAFDVQFQAKDGARKFVYATSWGVSTRLIGALIMTHSDDNGLVIPPKLAQRPVVIIPIFRSDEEKAKVMEFADGIYDELKKEYNIIMDDREKYKPGFKFAEWELQGIPIRIEIGPKDVDKEHVVMVRRDLMKKEFVARNDVFETVKTQLEQMQTDLLEKARKFREENSFNVDNYDELKSIVAKDDGFVYAHWCGDAACEDKIKSETKATIRCIPFDRKEEKGTCICCDKTSDGRVIFAKAY; this is encoded by the coding sequence ATGGCAAAAAACATTACTTCCAGAAAAGATGATTACTCTAAATGGTACACAGATGTTATAATTCAATCAAAAATGGCTGATTATTCGCCGGTTAAAGGTTCTATGGTTATCCGGCCCAATGGATATGCCATCTGGGAAATGATTCAAAAACATCTTGATAAGATGTTTAAAGATACGGGTCATGTAAATGCTTATTTTCCACTTCTTATACCTGAAAGTTTTATGCAAAAAGAAGCAGAGCATGTGGAAGGTTTTGCCCCGGAATGTGCTGTTGTTACACATGGCGGCGGTTCTAAATTGGAAGAAAACCTTTATATCCGGCCAACTTCGGAAACAATTATTTGGAGTATGTACAAAAAATGGATAATGAGTTATCGCGATCTACCCATTTTAATAAATCAATGGGCCAACGTAATGCGCTGGGAAATGCGCACACGCCTGTTTTTACGCACATCAGAATTTTTATGGCAAGAGGGACATACAGCACATGAGACCGCTGAAGAAGCTGAAGAAGAAACCGTAAAAATGCTCAACGTTTATAAGCAGTTTGCAGAAGAGTATTTAGCAATTCCTGTAATTTCAGGCAAAAAATCTGATTCTGAAAAATTTGCCGGCGCTATCCATACATATTGTATTGAAGCGATGATGCAGGATAAGAAAGCACTACAGGCAGGAACTTCGCACAATCTTGGACAAAATTTTGCTAAAGCATTTGATGTACAATTCCAGGCAAAAGATGGTGCACGCAAATTTGTTTATGCCACATCCTGGGGTGTAAGTACTCGCTTAATTGGTGCATTGATTATGACTCATAGCGATGATAATGGATTGGTTATTCCTCCAAAATTGGCACAACGTCCGGTTGTCATCATTCCAATATTTAGAAGCGATGAGGAAAAAGCAAAAGTTATGGAATTTGCAGATGGCATTTATGATGAGTTGAAAAAAGAATATAACATAATCATGGATGACCGGGAAAAGTATAAACCCGGGTTTAAATTTGCGGAATGGGAGTTACAAGGTATTCCAATCCGAATTGAAATTGGCCCTAAAGATGTTGATAAAGAACATGTTGTAATGGTGCGCCGTGATTTGATGAAAAAAGAATTTGTTGCAAGAAACGATGTCTTTGAAACGGTAAAAACACAGTTAGAACAAATGCAGACAGATCTTCTGGAAAAAGCAAGGAAATTTAGGGAAGAAAATTCTTTTAATGTTGATAATTATGACGAACTTAAAAGTATTGTTGCCAAAGATGATGGCTTCGTTTACGCACACTGGTGTGGTGATGCTGCATGTGAAGATAAAATTAAATCTGAAACAAAAGCCACAATCCGTTGTATCCCTTTTGACAGAAAAGAGGAAAAGGGCACTTGTATTTGCTGCGATAAAACATCGGACGGGCGTGTAATTTTTGCCAAGGCTTATTAA
- a CDS encoding rhomboid family intramembrane serine protease, with product MNRFAGSGGILPPMIKNILLANAAVFILQQSILGETIKDLFMLSAYGIFVEFKIWQLASYMFLHGSFGHIFWNMFAVWIFGSQLEEEMGSKEFLKYYFITGMGAGLFFTLVVPNPTLGASGAMFGIMAAWLVKWPNREILLNFLFPIKAKYLIVFFVLVSFFSITGPSDGIAHAAHLGGFIVGYLYLRWRFLFDTVKGFFNSGVSNLSSGSPKSKMSYTRGGSGDKKDFYRKRLDELLDKINKVGYINLSEEERKMLEEASKYLEEHDKKNMH from the coding sequence ATGAACAGATTTGCTGGTTCGGGTGGGATTCTTCCACCAATGATAAAAAATATATTACTGGCTAACGCGGCAGTTTTTATTCTTCAACAATCTATTTTGGGCGAGACAATTAAAGATCTGTTTATGTTGAGCGCATATGGTATTTTTGTTGAGTTTAAGATCTGGCAGCTTGCATCATATATGTTCCTCCATGGAAGCTTTGGGCATATTTTTTGGAATATGTTTGCTGTTTGGATATTCGGTTCTCAACTTGAAGAAGAAATGGGATCTAAGGAGTTCTTAAAGTATTATTTCATTACAGGTATGGGCGCCGGATTGTTTTTTACTTTAGTTGTTCCAAACCCAACACTTGGTGCATCGGGTGCAATGTTTGGTATTATGGCAGCCTGGTTGGTTAAATGGCCAAACCGGGAAATATTGTTGAATTTTCTGTTTCCAATTAAGGCTAAATATTTAATTGTATTTTTTGTATTAGTTTCATTTTTTTCAATTACAGGTCCATCGGATGGTATTGCACATGCGGCTCATTTGGGTGGATTTATAGTTGGCTACCTCTATTTAAGATGGCGCTTTTTGTTTGATACAGTCAAAGGTTTTTTCAACAGTGGTGTATCAAATCTTTCTTCCGGTAGTCCAAAATCCAAAATGAGTTATACGCGTGGTGGCTCCGGCGATAAAAAAGATTTTTACCGAAAAAGGTTAGATGAGCTGCTGGATAAAATTAACAAAGTAGGCTATATAAACCTTTCTGAAGAAGAAAGAAAAATGCTGGAAGAAGCAAGCAAGTATTTAGAAGAACATGATAAGAAGAATATGCACTAA